AGTCGTGTCTCACCGGCGGGTGGCGTCCCGCGATCGAGCACTTCCAGTACGCCGTGCAGCGCGACGACGGGTTCGCGCTCGCCCACGCGGCGCTGGCGACCGCGTACAACTTCCTGGGGCTCTACTGCCTCATGAAGCCGAAGCTCGCGTTCGGCGTGGCGGCGCGCGCGGCGCAGCGCGCGATCGAGATCGACGACGCGCTGGCCGAGGCGCACGTCGAGGCGGCGATGGCGAAGTTCGGCGGCGAGTGGGACTGGGACGGGGCCGAGTCGGCGTTCCGGCGCGCGATCGCGCTCGACCCCACCAACCCGCTCGCGCATGCGTACTACGCGTGGCTGCTGATGCTCCTGCATCGCGACGACGCCGCCCTCGTGGAAGCCGAACGAGGCAGCGCGCTCGCGCCGTCGTCGCGCCTCGTCACGACGGCGCGCGCGCAGACGCTCTACATCGGCGGGCGACCGGAGGAGGCGCTCGCGCTGTGCAGCGCGTGCCTGCGCGCGGACCCGGCGTACGTGTTCGCCGTGCACCTCCGCGGCCTCTGCCACCTCGTGACGTCGGACCGCGAGCGCGCGGTGGCGGACCTGGAGCGCGCCGCGACGCTGAGCCGGCGCACGCCCTATCACCTCGGGCTGCTCGGCCGGTGCTATGGGCAGTTCGGCATGCGCGACGAGGCGTTAGGCCTCGTCGCGGAGCTGGACGCGCAGTCGCGCGACGCGTACGTGCCGCCGCAGAGCTACGTGTTCATCCACGCCGGCCTCGGGGAGCGAGACCGCGCGCTCGCGCATCAGGAGCAGGCGTACGAGGACGGCGCGTCGCCGCTGAACTATCTCGCGCCGGCGATCCGCGACCTCTACGCGCTCGACCCGTACCACAGCCAGCGGCTGAAGCAGATGCGGCTCACGCTCTGAGCCGCGGCTACGGCTCCCACGGCTCGTCGCGCCGCGCGTCCTGCGCCGCGGCCGCCTTCGGGTTCGCCGCGCGCTGCTGCTTCTGCGTCTCCACCATGCGCGCGACGTCGGCGAGCAGCTGCCGCGCGTCGTACACGATGCCGTCCTTGATCGTCCACCGCACGCCGCCGACGCGCTCCGGCTGCCCGGTCGCGTCGTTCAGCCGCAGCGCGCCGATGCCGTAGAGCACCTTGAGGTTCTGCAGCGGGTTCTGATCGACGATCGCGAGATCGGCGAGCATGCCCGGGCGCACGACGCCGAACTCGATCGGCTTGCCGCTCGGCTTCGCGAGCGTCTCGGCGCCGTACATCGTCGCCGAGCGGACCACCTCCAGCGGGTGGAAGCCGGCCTCCTGCAGCAGCTCCATCTCCTCGATCGTCGCGAAGCCCGGTGTGCTGTAGATGAAGCCCGCGTCCGAGCCCGTCGTCACGCGGCCGCCCATGTTCTTGTAGTCGTGCACGAACTCCATCCACACGTGGTAGAAGTTGCGCCACGCCACCTCGTCGGCGGTCGTCCAGTCGTACCAGTACGAGCCGTGGTTCGTGCGGCTCGGCGCGTAGTACGCGTACAGCGACGGCAGCGTGTACTTGTCGTGCCACGGCGCGTACATGTGGTGGATGACGTCGCGCCCGGTGAGGTAGATGCTGAACGTCGGATCGAGCGTGACGTCGCGCTCCTTGAGCCGCTTCAGGAACGCGTTCCACTTCTCCGAGCGCGGCGTCACGAGCTGCCACTGCCGCGCCACCTGCCCGAAGCGGTCCTGCTCGTCGTTGTAGTTCATCGTCACCGGCCACGGCTGCACCGTCGCGCTGTCGTACATGCTCTCGAACAGCCCGTAGAAGTGCGTGACGGTGCCCAGGCCGAGCCGCGTCGCCTCGTCGGCGTTCATCTGCGCGACGCCGGTCTGCTGCAGGTGCGCGACGGAGCCGAGTCCGAGCTTCCTCGCCTCGTCGAGCAGCGCCGCCATGAGGTCGGGACGCTCGGCGCCCAACTTCAGGCCGTCGGCGCCGTGGCTCGCGATCCAGCGCACCCACTCGCGCGCCTCGTCCGGCGTCTTCACCGGGCCGCGTCCCCAGCCGGTGCCGGGGCGCTGGTAGACGACGTAGCGCGGTGCGGCGATCGCGTTCGCCGCGCTGCGCTGCTTCTCGTGCACGCCGTACTCGAAGCTCGAGAACGGCACGCCGCGCACGGTGGTGATGCCGTGGCCGAGCCAGAGCTTGTTGTAGTACTCGGACTCCGGCGCCTTCTGCGGCGTGCCCTGGTGCACGTGCAGGTCGACGATGCCGGGCATGACGTACATGCCCGTGGCGTCGATCTCGCGCGCGCCGCCGCGCGGCCGGCGCGCCGAGTCCACGCGCACGCGCGGCACGCCGACGTCGCGCACCTCGGCGATGCGGTCGTTCTCGACGACGATGTCGACCGGGCCGCGCGGCGGCCCGCCGGTGCCGTCGATGAGCGTCGCGCCGCGGATGACGAGCCGCGCGTACGGGCCGTCGCCCTCGTGCCGGTCGGGCGCGTACTTCGGATCGGTGCGCCGCTCCTCGGCGTTGATCCGCTGCGTGGCCGTGTCGGGGATGACGGTGTTCGGCTTCTTCGGCTGCGCGCCTAACGGGGCAACGGCGAGCAGGAGCGAGAGGTAGAGTCGCATGGCAAGGGCACGGTGGCTCGGTAGTGCTCACGCGGAGACGCGGAGCACGCGGAGAACTGCCTCAACAGCAACAGCAAAGACCTGGGGATGAAAGGATCCCAGGATCCCTCAGGATCCTTTCAATCCCCAGAGCTCTTGCTGTCCGAATGGTTTTCTCCGCGTGCTCCGCGCCTCCGCGAGAGATCGCAGTTCGCGCGCTCAGCTCCCGCAGGCCGGCTGCGTGCTCGGCATGTTCGGGTTCGTCTGCCGCTCGATGTCGCCGATCGGCAGCTCGGCGCCGGGGCAGGTGAGCGTCTCCCCCTGCGCCGACCACGCGGGGTCGACGATGCCGAAGCGGTACATGTCGTTCAGCCGGCGGCCCTGCAGGAACAGGTTCACGCGCCGCTCGTGGATGAGGATGTCGCGCGCCGACGGCTGACCCGCGGCACCCGTCCACGCGGGCAGGTTGTTGAGCGCCCGCAGCGCGTTGATCTGCGTCGCGAACTCCGTCGTGTTCCCCTTCGCCAGGGCCACCTCGGCGGCGATCAGCCGCATGTCGCGCGCGCCCGTGGCGATGAGCGTCGTGAGCAGGTTGCCCGTCACGAATTCCTGCATGAGCGACTGGAGCACCGGGTCGGGCTGGTTCGTGATCGGGTCGCGCAGCGCGACGGTCAGCGCACGCGTCGTGTAGTTGTAGCTGCCGAGCGCGGGGTTGAACGCGATCTCCTTGCGCGAGTTCGTGCACGACGGCAGGAAGCAGTTGCCGATCGCCATCCCCGTGGTCACGGTGAGCGGCAGCCGCGCGTCGGCGCCGCCCGTGGTACCGGCGAAGATCGTGAGCGCGGCCACGGCGTCGTCGGCCGCGCCCTGGTCGGACACGAGCGGGTCGGCGGGTGCCTTGCCCGACGGATTGAGCTTCTGCCAGATCGCGCGGTCGAACTTGGCGCGGGCGCGCATGGCGGTGAGCTGGCCGCGCACGAGCGCGGTCGCCGACGTCGCGGGGAGCAGCGCGAGCCCGCGCGTCGCCGCCGCCTCGGCCGAGTCGTAGAGCGTGACCATCTTCGCCGAACCGATCGGCGCGCCGGCCTCGCGCTCCGCCGACGCGATCACGAAGTCGTCGAAGTGGTTCGCGAGGTAGTCGTACGTCACCGCCGCGTACAGGTTCGCGAGCGCGAGCTGCGTCGGGTCGGTGAGCTGGTTCGCCGCCTTGAACTGCTCGAGCTGCGCGACGGTG
The window above is part of the Gemmatirosa kalamazoonensis genome. Proteins encoded here:
- a CDS encoding amidohydrolase family protein, which codes for MRLYLSLLLAVAPLGAQPKKPNTVIPDTATQRINAEERRTDPKYAPDRHEGDGPYARLVIRGATLIDGTGGPPRGPVDIVVENDRIAEVRDVGVPRVRVDSARRPRGGAREIDATGMYVMPGIVDLHVHQGTPQKAPESEYYNKLWLGHGITTVRGVPFSSFEYGVHEKQRSAANAIAAPRYVVYQRPGTGWGRGPVKTPDEAREWVRWIASHGADGLKLGAERPDLMAALLDEARKLGLGSVAHLQQTGVAQMNADEATRLGLGTVTHFYGLFESMYDSATVQPWPVTMNYNDEQDRFGQVARQWQLVTPRSEKWNAFLKRLKERDVTLDPTFSIYLTGRDVIHHMYAPWHDKYTLPSLYAYYAPSRTNHGSYWYDWTTADEVAWRNFYHVWMEFVHDYKNMGGRVTTGSDAGFIYSTPGFATIEEMELLQEAGFHPLEVVRSATMYGAETLAKPSGKPIEFGVVRPGMLADLAIVDQNPLQNLKVLYGIGALRLNDATGQPERVGGVRWTIKDGIVYDARQLLADVARMVETQKQQRAANPKAAAAQDARRDEPWEP
- a CDS encoding RagB/SusD family nutrient uptake outer membrane protein, whose product is MTRTALLRRIALVPAAVLAGAAACNDLLQVDNPNNVNVEALSNPASAPNQVNGELAALTRGANELVGLVVTASDELTWTGSLDGMDRLNRGFVRDPTIEFVIDATTAMSQARYMAARTVAQLEQFKAANQLTDPTQLALANLYAAVTYDYLANHFDDFVIASAEREAGAPIGSAKMVTLYDSAEAAATRGLALLPATSATALVRGQLTAMRARAKFDRAIWQKLNPSGKAPADPLVSDQGAADDAVAALTIFAGTTGGADARLPLTVTTGMAIGNCFLPSCTNSRKEIAFNPALGSYNYTTRALTVALRDPITNQPDPVLQSLMQEFVTGNLLTTLIATGARDMRLIAAEVALAKGNTTEFATQINALRALNNLPAWTGAAGQPSARDILIHERRVNLFLQGRRLNDMYRFGIVDPAWSAQGETLTCPGAELPIGDIERQTNPNMPSTQPACGS